GGCAGGCGGGGCAACCCGCAGGCGATCCCAATAGGCTTCGGCCTGTGCATCCTCGACAAGCCACGAGATCATCGACCAACCCGCTGTCTTGTTCTTCGCGTTCGTGCTCATCCCCCAAAGCACCGCCCCCGTCACCACCGCAGGCACACGCCCCCGCGGCACGGGCACCACGACAAAATCGAAGTTGGGGTTGTCGTTCTCGAACTTCGGCACGAGCCACGACCCACCATAGAGCATCGCCACGCGCCCGGCGGGGAAGAACACGGTCGGACCGGTCCCGCCCTCCTGTCCGAACGAAGGCCTCCACGAGCCATCCACAATCAAATCGCGCAGGAACAGCAGCGCATCAACTCCGGCTTGCTGGTCAATGTACGTCGTGAGTTGATCTTCGCTCCAGAGTTGGCCTCCGGCTTGTGCGAAGAAGTTGAAGAACGGCCATGACCAGATTTCGAGGTCAAAGCCCGCAATCACAGCATCCGGGTTTGATGTGCTCGGACCAAAGAGAGTGCGCCGCGGGCCTGTAAGTTTGCGTGCTGCGTCGCGTACATCCTGCCAAGTCCAGTGTTCGCTTGGATAGGTGAGGGGGCTGTCGGGGTTTGCAGCGTTGTACTCGTCGAAGAGGGTGCGGTTGAAGTACAGGCCGTACATCGCGTTATCCTCGGGCAGCGCATAGAGCACTCCATCGACCATAAGTTCGTCGATGAGCCTCTGTGGAAAGCGATCGAGGCTGGGCAGCCCGAAGCGGCCGTCGTTGATGTAAGGGGTGAGGGGTTCGAGCATGCGCCGCTCGACGAACTGGCGGTAGTAGTCGATGCCGAGGCGCATGACCTCAATGCCTTCGCCCTTGGCGTGCCATGCGTTGTACTTGGCGAAGATGTCGGGGTGGCGTTGATAGTCAACCTGCACCGGCGCGATGCGCTCGTAGCCGCGGGCGTACTGGTCGCGAAACAGGCGATCTTCAAACGGCATGCCCCAGACCGCCATAGTGATCGGCGTGCGCCCCGCTGCGGCGCGCCCGCCTCGCACGCCTGTGTCGGTGACGAGGCCTGGAAGTATCGTCGCGGCAGTTCCTGCTGCCAGGCCGAACAGGACGACCAATGATGTGCGCACGAATCGATCTCCTATTCCTTGAGCCCGGTCATTGCGACGCCCTGCACGAAGGCCCGCTGTGCGAGGAAGAACACCAGAACGAGCGGAACAACAAGCATGGTCCCCGCGGCCATAGTCACAGGCCACGCGCTGAAATACATGTTGTTCGACAGATCCGCAATCGCCAGCGGCAGAGTCTTGTTCTTCAGAGAGTCAATGA
This is a stretch of genomic DNA from Phycisphaeraceae bacterium. It encodes these proteins:
- a CDS encoding extracellular solute-binding protein — translated: MRTSLVVLFGLAAGTAATILPGLVTDTGVRGGRAAAGRTPITMAVWGMPFEDRLFRDQYARGYERIAPVQVDYQRHPDIFAKYNAWHAKGEGIEVMRLGIDYYRQFVERRMLEPLTPYINDGRFGLPSLDRFPQRLIDELMVDGVLYALPEDNAMYGLYFNRTLFDEYNAANPDSPLTYPSEHWTWQDVRDAARKLTGPRRTLFGPSTSNPDAVIAGFDLEIWSWPFFNFFAQAGGQLWSEDQLTTYIDQQAGVDALLFLRDLIVDGSWRPSFGQEGGTGPTVFFPAGRVAMLYGGSWLVPKFENDNPNFDFVVVPVPRGRVPAVVTGAVLWGMSTNAKNKTAGWSMISWLVEDAQAEAYWDRLRVAPPANLNVLHSSAYRSTRGLESETRPGTYEIQPMPESKFEDRAAWTLYTWEIDEQIGRAPGWIATGLYQDKLQSEIHSLLQEYLRQPGTVGGGNGVDPQVVLRRAASAVHAHIDADRAAKGLPPAKR